AAAAGACCTGTATTACTTAACTTACCACGTAAATGCTCACAAAGATAAGCAGAAAATGGAAAATTATTTCCGATATGCGGATCTATAAAATAATTTCGGCTAATAAACACTGGTAGCTTTTTACCAGATGCGTCATAGAATTCGGTTTTTTTTAAACCGTTTACAATGTCTTTGGATATTAAGTTAACAGCTTCATCAAGATTTTTTGATTCCTTTGATTGAACCTCAAAACTCCTACAACACATTAAAATACAGCTTAAAATTAAAATTAAACTATAAATACCTTTTAATTTCATATTTTTTTCCTCATTTCTAAAACTTAGAAATCAACACATGGGCCGCCTCAGGTACAGGCTTCAGCAGTAAAAACAAAAATAGCAGGTGTAATATCCTCCAAACCATCCGTATCAACAGCTAATACAGTAAAAGTGTATTCCCCTGATTTATTAATGCAAATAGGTTCACTTTCAGTATTTGCTGTTTCAATCCATTCGCCTTCATAGGCTGAGCTTTCTAATTTATATTTAAAAAAAAGATCCCCCCCTTCCGGGTCAACTCCTATCCAAGTAAATCTGACAAAATGGTTATCTGAAAAAGAAACAGGAGGCGTATTTATTAAAATAGTATCTGGCGGTTTATTAACATAAGGTGATGAGATGAATATTTTTATGCTATAGGTATCAATTATGTTTTCGTTTTGATAAACAGAAAGATTTATAATATGAATGCCGGATGGCAAATCATCAACTATAACTTCTGCCCCCTCCCCTATATTTCCCCAAACATCTGATGTCCAAATATATGTCTCCAAACCATTTGAAGCTTTAAAACTACCTTTGAATATAATTTCATCTCCTACATTAAAAGTGGCGCCATTTTGAGGAAAGTTAATTTCAACAGAATTAGGCTGCTCAGGATTTTTACCATTACAGCAATCATCATTATATGAGCACCCATAAAACCCTATAAATAAAATAATAAAGAATAAAATTAATTTTTTTTGAAATTTCACCATAAAAATATTCCCAATTTCATGTTGTATTAAAATTTTATATTTAGTTCAGTTGTTACAACATGGGCATCAAATTCGTTTGTTTTATCGTTTGCATCTTTATTGTTCATATATTGATATTTAATTTCAAGATAGTTATTTTTTGCAATTTCATAACTTGCTTGAACAGTTCCAGAATATATGAGAATATCCTTGTCTAAGGCTTTATTTTCGGCATCTCGCTTTTGTTTATCCCATAATCCTCTTAACCTTATTGTAACATTTTTTTCAGGAATAAATGAAATACCAGCGCTCAAGCTTAAAAAAAATTCAGCATCTCCTTTTATTTCTTGTTCCACTTCTTCCAAATATTTAACAAAAAAATCTATTGATAACATATCGTCTTGACGGGTCCATGAAGAGCTTATTCTTCCACCTTTTCTATTTTGAGTATAAGTCAAAGCGCTATATAATGAATCAAAATCATTACTTCTATAAAGATACGCTAACTGGGAATTAAATCCATTTGGCCAAATAATATTTAGTCCAGTTGTAAAAGCATTACCGCTATGCTCATCTGTTATTGGATTAGAAACACAAATAAGTTTTTGGGTTAATTTTGATATTGCAAATTCTCCAAATAAAGTAACGGATCTTAATGCAGGATAAAACAGATATATACTTCCAACATGATTTTGTAAGGGGCTATAATCTGGAAGGCTTTCAACAGAACAGCCTTCGTCATCATGATATAAATATTGAAAACTTACAATAAAATCATCTTTAGAAGTTTTTATATAATTTCTATATAATGCCCTTACTCCAATTGTATGACGCTTGTAACGTTCAGATTCTACAGATTTTTGAGACCTTGCATATAATATAGTAGTTTCGAAATTATCACTTAAAAAAGAATTAATTTTTCCACCCTCAAATGTAAGTTTTTCGTCAACATCTTCAAGGAGTGAGCCGCCAATAAGCCCACCCCTTGATGAACAAGAAGAACAACCTGTCGAACCACCTAATTCTGGTAAATCTTTCTTATCAAACCGCATCAAAGTCAATGGAGTAAAGTAAACATCATAATAGCCAACTCTCGCATCAAACCAGTCATTAGTAAATCTTGCAAAAATACTTCCATAGGGGCTTTTAAGATATACCGGACCATTTAGAAGAACTTCATCTTCTTCACTTGAAAGACGAAGTAACGCTCCAACCTGAAAATTAGGATTTATTGCTGTAGCTCCTTCTAAAAAAAACCGATGGTTTACACTTGTTGTTTCCTTTAAATCCTCTCCATATAATCCAGAAATATCTTCTTTGGAAGCAGAAACATCATCAAGCCTTATTTTTCCCCATCCATGCAGTACAATATCTGAAGAAAAAGCTTGCTGTTTAAAACAAAACAAAACAATAAATAATATAATAATGATTGAAAAAATTTTTTTCATAAAATTCTAAATCGCCTTTTCATTTATTTTGGTAATGCTTCTATAAGCTTTTCTAAAAGGTAATCAATAATTTTAGGGTCCTTATCAAAATGAATATCCTTTATGATACCCTTTTTATCTATAATAAAACTACTGAAGCTGTAGTCTGAACAGCTATAGGCATTAGTAGCAGTTCCAAGCTTATCCATCAAAATTGGAAAATCAATTTGTTCTCCTTTAATAAACGATTTTATTTTATTAGTGTTTTCAGTATCATTATTTATTCCAATAATTTGAGCAGAAATATTAGAATTTTGCATCAATAAAGGAAGCTCTTTAAGGCGCGCAAACGTATCCATGCATTCATCACATTTACTATTGAAAAAAACAAGTATAGTAAAATCCTTTTGAAATAGCACTTCAGATAGTTTTAAGGATTTTTTCCCTTTAAGATAAGGAAGCTCAAAGTCGGGCGCTAAACGATCAGATGCATAGACATTTTCAAAGAAAAGTAAAATCAATACTGAAAGAATAAATTTATTTTTTAATTTTTTCATTAATAGTTCTCCTTAAAATTTTTGATAGATATGTACATAATTTGATTCCAAATTTGAATCAATAAAAATTTTCAAATAAAAAACACTAGAATCGTTATTTTAAGGTTTTATAAAGTAAACACCGTTATATTTTTCTTTATCGATAAAAAAATAAAGTTATATTCCATTTATAGGGTAATTACGTTAGTTTCTACAGTATACATAAGCATGAACATAAGTAGGCACAAATGTATTGACATTTATAAAAACTAATGTTATTATCTTTGTAAATTCATAATTACTGCTACCTGTATTGATATATGTTCTATTTAAGTAAAAATAAAGATTTTTTGGAGGCAAAAATGACATTATATAATCCACCTATGGACAATGAAACCCAACCTGAAAATGAAATAAATAACAAAGAGGTATTCCCAATCGAGGTTCTAATCTCGAAATATTTTAACGCCCATTCCAAATTTATAACGATCGAGAACATGAACATTCATTATAGAGATGAAGGAAGTGGCCCAATCCTCGTTTTACTCCATGGAGTATGCTCATCGCTTCATACATGGGACGCATGGGTAAAACACCTTAAACCATATTATCGCGTAATTCGCATTGACATACCTGGTTTTGGATTCTCTGGACCTTTCAAAAAAGAAATATACGATCCTGATAAAGGAGTTCAACTCATTCATCAAATAATATCCGCACTAAACATTGAAAATTTTTATTTAGCTGGCAATTCAATCGGAGGTTTTTTTTCTTGGAGATACACTCTAAAATATCCAGAAAAAGTGGATAAATTAATATTGATTGACCCAGTTGGCTATAATCAAGCATTACCGTGGGTTGTTAAGTTCGCAAGCCATCCAGCTATCAGGCCTTTAGCAAAATTTATAATGCCTCGATTTTTCTTTCACATGGCGGCTAATCAAGTATATGGAGATAAATCAAAATTAACCAAAGATATCAAAGCGAGATATTTTGATTTAGCCATGTATAAGGACAACAAAAAAGCCTATGTAAATTTTTTTACAGTTATGAGAAATTTATGCGATTCACCCGATCTTCCTAAAGGAATAACCGAAATCAAGACTCCAACTATGGTCATGTGGGGAACAAAAGATGAATGGGTTCCACTCAAGTATTGCAAACAATGGAAAAATGACCTTCAAAATGGAACATTTGTTATATATGAAGGCGCTGGACATACGCCTAATGAAGAAATACCTGAAAAAACCGCTCAAGATGCCTGTCTTTTTCTCGAAGGAAAATTTTTATCAGACAAAATAATTCCAGATTTTATCGAAAATAAAATAAGATCGAATTTCAAAATTCATACAAAGACACCATTAGCCGTTGCGACAGCATAAGTTATCACTTTAAAAAAATAAATACTTAACGAAAAATTACTTAAACCAAGGAGTTAAAATAAAATGGCAGTAGCATATAATTTACCAATAAATAACGTAAACATCTTTACTGATGAAAACAATAATTTTCAAAACGGTAGTGGAAAAGGGGTTCATATGAAAAGCTTTAAACCTTATACCGATTTTGTTTTAAATTACCTCGTTAAACAAGCTGAACTCATAAATGGAGAAGCAGTGCTTCCAACAGATGGCAGGCCAGTAATTGCAATTGTAGCCCACGGGCCTGGTTTTTCTTGGGTTCCACTTCCAGCCTTAATTGGAAAACTTTATATGGATAATGGATTTGGGAACATTATTGGTGGAATGTTTCCCCATAAAGCTATGTTTTTGATACCTGGATTAAAAAATTATTATAAAAAAATATTAGGTGCTCCAACCAAGATAAAAACCGTAGAAGACATCGTTAACCTTCTAAAAAATAAAGAAATAGGACTTACAGGCACAGCTCCTGAAGGAGCTAATTGTCTTTTGTCTTTTGACGAATATGTCACTCCTTTTAGATCAAAAGGTATGATAGCAGCAGCTATTAAGGCTGATGCAAATATATGTCTTATAGCTCATCAAGGAGCTGAAGCTTGGAATATTACTATCAATTTACCTTTTGGATGGACCGTTCCTTTTTCAAATGGTTTAAAAGGGTTTAATATTACATTACCACCTTATAAAAAAATTCCTCAGTACATTGCTCTATGTGAACACTATACACCTTCAATAAGCTCTGAAGATCTTTCAGGTAAATCACAAAGAGAGTCTCGATTGCTTTTGCATGTGGAAATTGAAAGGATTAGAGCTCAAATGAACTTGATGACCGATAAAGTCAAAAAAATGATGAAAAAAAATAATTAAATTAAATTTATAGGAGATAAATTATGAATATTAGAATGATGATGGAAACAATAAATGGCATAAATAACACGATACCATATCCAAACTTCGATGTGGATAAAATAGATAAAATGTATTATAGGGGTGAAAAAAAATATACTAAAACAGTAACACCTGAAATTAGAGAAATAATAAAAAATCGGACAGAAACATGGTCTGTCTATGGACAAAACCTTGATTTGATGAGAAAGCAGGAAAAATTTTGGGATTTTTTATTAGATTATTATTTTCGATGCGAAATGACTGGTTGGGATAACATCCCTGATAGCCCCAGTTTGTTTATAGGAATTCATTCTGGAACATGGTTAACAATGGATGCATGGACTTTCTGTTCAGCATGGTGGCGCAGATATCACGGATCTCGCGTTCTTCATGGAACTGCCCATGACGTATTAATGGCTTTGCCTGTTATCGGAAATTATTTTCGGAATGTCGGAGTAATACCTGCGAAACGTGATGCAGTCGGAGCGGCATTTAAAGCTGGTCACGATGTAATAATTTGGCCTGGAGGAGAGGTAGATGCTATGCGTGCTTGGTCAAAACGTGATGAAGTTGTGCTTGGAGGACGGACTGGCTTTGTCCGACAAGCTATTCGTTCTGGCGTTCCAATTGTGCCAGTTGCAACCATTGGTGGAACGGATACGGTATTTGTTCTTTCTGAATGCAGGAATCTTGCAAAGAAGCTTGGTTTAAAAAAATTATTAAGAAGTGAAATTTGTCCTCTCGTGCTTGGATTTCCTTTTGGAATAACTTTGGAGGCTTTTCCTATGCATATTCCTCTTCCTGCCAAAATTCGTACGGAAATACTTGAACCAATCGAAATTGATTCAAATCCTGATAGAGAACACGATGAGGAATATATTGACAAGATATATAAAAAAGTTGAAAGTAGCATCCAAGAAGGTGTTAATCGTTTAGCAGCCCTTAGAAAATTTCCGGTTATGGGATAATAATATAGTAAATAATTGCTTAATGCTTAATAAAACACATTGAAAAACAAGGAGAATAATAATGGCCTCCCGTGATGAACTTAAAGAACAGAAAGAAAAAACAAGTAAAATTCTAATTCAAGCAGCTCTTGAATTGATTTCAGCAGATGGATACGCAAGTTTAACGCTTAGGTCTGTAGCAAGAAAAGCCGGAATTGCTCCGACATCGTTTTATCGTCATTTTAGAGATATTGATGAATTAGGCTTATCCATAGCGGAACAGGCAAAAATGTTTCTGATAGAGTGCATGGAACAGATTCAAAAAAAAATGAAATCCCCAGTTATCAACAAAAATGACTCAGTATCCCAAAAGATGAAGTCGATTGAACAGTTAGCTCGTCCTTTTGTTGAAATATTCTTAGACTTTTTTGAAACACATAGTCATTTATTTCGCTTATTTTTTCAGGAGCAGTCAGGAAGCTCAAGCATATTACAAACGGCAATTTCAAAAGAACTAAAAAATTTAACTAATAGCTTGGCTGAAGATATTGGAAAGATTGCTCGTAAAGCAAATATAAATTTATCAGAGCCTCAAATGATTGCTGAAGTTATGATGACTATGGTATCAGTTAATGGTATGAAAATGCTAATAAACCCAGAACTAAAACAAACAGAAATTGCAGAACAGTTAATTCGAACAATTCAAATTTTTGTTCTTGGCTGCTTAACGACTGACTAATATAAGGAGAATATAACATGAATAATCTTGCCACAACATTGCTTGAAGCTCATATTGAACATGAACTAAGCAGATTCAAAAACGGAGCCTTTAAACAAACTGTTGAAGAAGAAGTTAAGTCTGCATTTTTATGGATTAAGGATTTGAAGCTCAAAGATTTTGTAACGCCTGAAATGATATTAGGCCATATAGATAGAATTGTAGTTAAAATGCCTATTCCAGGAGGAGTTCCAGAATTAGCTGGAGAAACAAGTCGTAAAGTTCTAACATCTTCTCAAAATAATGAAACCACCTTGGAAGATATTATTTTGCCTAAAATGGTTGATGATATTGTGGATAAAGCAGTTAGCCTCGAAAATGCAAGAAATGAACTGATACATCATGTTCTTTCAAGCTCGGCTTATTCCTATCTAATTTCAGAAGTAATGTATGATGGAATCAAACAATATATATTTGAAGAAAATATTTTTGCTCAAAAACTTCCAGGAATTTCATCAATGATAAAGATGGGAAGAGCTGCAGTCAGTAAAGCTGCACCAAAACTTGAGGCAAAAATTGAAAATCAAATCAAAAAATTTATTGAAAGCAATATTCAAAATACAGTTGAGCAAAGTGAAAAGTTTCTCACAAAATTCCTTGATGAAGACAGAATTTATGAAATGGGAGATGAGATTTGGGGCTCGATAAAAAATAAATCATTAGCTTATTATTTCAACAGTATTGATGTTAATGATATGGAAGATTTTATTATTATCGGGTATGAATATTGGCTTAATTTTAGAAAAACAAAGTATTTTAGAGAAATTTACAAGGAAATAGTTTACTTCTTTTTTGAAAAATATGCGGATAAAGAAATTGATGTAATTATAGAAGACATGGCTATTTCAAAGGAGATGATCATTCATGAAGTTAATGAACTTATATTGCCTGGAATTGAAACAGCCCTTGAAACCGGATATCTTGAGCAACGTATTAGGGCAAGGCTTTCATCTTTTTATCTTTCTGAAACAGTAGCGTCCTTAACCAATACCAAAATGTAGGATAGGCTCGGTCATTTTAAGAAACCCAATTTTAAAAAAGGAAAATAAAGACTGATTATAACGCTTTTTGGGGAGGATTACGAAAGCCTCCCAAGGACTCTGAAATTTGAAGATTCTGCAACCAATTATCATGATATCGAAATTGGTTTAGACGTTCAGCCGGACTTTGAAGTCCACCGTATATTTTTTAATAGTTTCAGGATTTGAAGGTGCAAAATTCAGTATAAGTGCCCACCCTCTGGTACTCAGTTCCGCTGAATTCATAAATCCTTTAAAATATTGGATACTGAAAAGATGCCGATCCATCCGTTGCATAAGTCTGTCAAGCATGTTACTCGTTCGACGAGATTCAGGATAATTATAGGCATCTTTAGCATAAACAATTTACACATTATTTCTCCTCTTCACTTAGAGCTTCGAAACCGGAGATGACATCGAACAGTTCCTCGTCAATGACACTCTGGCGTAAACGATGGAATGTCCTGTTAAGGGTCTCCAGCAATTCGTTGATATTTTTGTCGGCGCGTTGCATCGCCGCCAGTCGGCTTGCATTCTCGCTCGCAAGGGATTCAGCGCAGGCCCGAAAGAGCGATACGAAAAGATATTCGCGGATGAGCACCCGCAAGGTCGCGGTACCGTCACCCATAACCTCGGGCAAACTTCCCTCAGGCCATGGAAGTCCTGCCAACCTGTGTCGCCAGTTTTCGTCCAGCGGCAGCAGCCTCTGACCGAAGGGCGCATAAACAGATCCGGACATGGGGCGATTGTAAAAGATGTGAAGTTCGGTAATCTTGCCCTGACTTTGGCGCGTTTCGTTCTCCACGAGAATTTGCCCGACAAGCGGGGTGATGGCCTTGACGGAGTTGGGCACAGCAAAGAGCCCTATCACCGGAAGCCCAGCGTCCGTTAGGCGTGCTTGAACGCGCTCACCGACGGCCCATACCTCAGGTTTGACCGGCAAAGCAGCCAGTATCTTGATCACATAATCAACCACCACATCATTAAACTGCCCCACCAACCCCTGGTCTGAACCGAACACGACCGCACCAATCGCACCTGTAACTGTTTTTTTTCGTTCTGCAATCAAGGACGCCGACCCGCTTTTTCGAAAGCATGCGCTGAGCCCCAACTCCACAGAGCGATAGTAGTCGGCCAGCGCAGCCACTGATTTCTCGTATTGTCCGATGCTCGAAGCGGCCACGGCCTTCATCGTGCGGACAACGGATTGGAGATCCCCAGCGCTGTCGATCTTTCGTCGCAGGCTCGCTATGGTATCGCTCATCACGCCTCCGGGAGTTTCTGTTCGGGTGAAAAGAACGATTCGAGTGCTTCGCGCACACGCCTCAGTCGGCTTTCAAATCTTGTCCAGTCGTATGGAGACTCTATGGAGCGTTCTGCCAATTCGGCGATACATTCCACTCTTTCATGTATTGCCCGTCGCCGGTTTGAGTCGGATGTCAGGCTGGCGATGGTTTGAAATGCGCAAAGTATCCGCGACATTATAGCGATGTTGCCAACTGCATTCTGCCGGATTTGGTCGAAGGCTTCTGATAGCAGGCTCTCGAAGCTTGGGCCTTGGGCAAGCACTCGAAGATCCCCCTGATCAAAACGGTGGTAGGTCGCAATCCGGCGAGCCGCAAGCCGAACCAAGATAGCCGCCAGGTAATCTACACAAATTACTGCGGTTGTGGTATCGTTAATGCTTGGAGAAAGTGCTTTCATGGCGATATCCACAATCTGCCGGATCCCGAACGCGACATCTGTTTCCACCGTGCGCTGACGGCTGATGACATAGGCTGAGTTCAGCTCGACAGCCGTATCGTCGTCCAGACCGTCCGGGTTGATCACTGAAACCAGTGGCGTGCCCTCGATGACAAACTCCCCGATGCAGCATTCCATCCGCAGAATGGTCCCGTGTTTTCTGGCCACACCCACGAGCACGTTTATGTCAATATTTTCGATGTAACCGGTTTTCAGGGTCGTAACGGCGGACCAAGGTTGATTTGCAAGAGATGCCCGGAGATTGTCGTGCCCGTCTTCGTCTTCGTTTTCATCCATCTCTTTGGGAAATAAATGATCCACAGCCGCGATGGTCTCCTGAGCGGCCTTGGCTATAATGCTCGACGCCTGGATGGACATCGAGAGGTAGTGAATGAAGTAGATCAGAAAAGCGATCCCAACGAAAGCAAGGATCAGACCGGCCAACACCGCAAGCGCCGGAACGAACGCCCCTTCGTCACCACCACGAATCGTCCGCAGCACCACCAGGCAGTAGGCGAAGATGCTGACAAACACGCCGAGCACCATCTGATTGACACGGTCTCGCATAAAATTGCGAATGACCCGTGACGTGTACTGACTGGACGTCAGCGAGAGGGCAACGAGGGTGATTGAGAACACCACCCCGGCCACCGTGATCATCGAGCCTGCGACTGCCGTGAGCAGACCGCGGGCACCTGCCGCACCAGCTCCGAATACCAGCGGCCAGCGCGCGACAGGATTTAGATCGACTGTCGCATCCACAGTGATCAGGACGGTGGCGAGCACCACTACGTCCAGAACCATCAAGGCAGGTACGAACCAGAAGCTCGACCGTTTTTCCTGCCACCAATGGTGTAGTTTCGTTAACATTTCCAGTTATACCTCCATTATGATGTTGGATCTTTCGTCTGTTTATCAGTGGTAAAAGTCCCGGAATCAGCCGGCAACAAATTCTCCTCGTTTTTGGGCATTATCAAGTAACTTCGGTCTTTTGTCCCGGCTTTGACTTGGAGTCCTGTTCGGGCAAGAACCCTTTGATCGCTTGACGGGCGATTTGAATTATCGTTTCACGATCCGCATCACTCAACTTGTCAGCGGTATCCAATCTCTCACGCACGTCCGGTGGAATATTCACAGCCGCCTCTCGCAGGGCTTGCTCGGCGTCCATCATCAGGTCAATCGGCACGTGGTCGAAGAGTTCCTTGGTCAATGCCAGCAGCACGGCGATTTGCGCTGGAACGGACACCGGGGAAAATTCCGGCTGTTTGAGGCAGGAGCGAATTCGACGTCCGTGCTCGATGATTTTGCGGGTATTTTCATCCAGTCGTGCGCCGAACCGTGAAAAGGTTTCGAGTTCCTCGAACTGCGCATAGGCGAGTTTAAGATCTCCGGCCACCGAGCGGTAAGCTGCCCGCTGAGCCTTGCCACCCACACGCGAAACGGATTTGCCGACATCGACTGCGGGCAAAACACCCAATTCGAACAGCGACGGCGAGAGGTAAATCTGTCCATCAGTTATGGAAATCAGATTGGTCGGAATATAGGCGGAAATGTCCTGTGCTTCGGTTTCGATGATGGGCAAGGCTGTGAGGGTGCCGCTGCCGAGTTCCTTGCACAAGTGCGTCGAGCGTTCCAACAGCCGCGAATGGATATAAAAGATGTCACCTGGAAATGCTTCGCGACCGGGTGGACGGCGCAGCAACAGAGAAAGTTCGCGGTAGGCGCGCGCGTGATGGGTCAGGTCGTCATAAACGATCAGCACATCCCTGCCCGCTTCCATGAAAGACTCCGCGATGCTGGTTGCTGCATAAGGAGCGACGTAAGTCAGACCAGGCGGGTCGTTGCCCTCGGTTACGACAAGGACGGTATAATCCATCGCTCCCTTTTCCCGCAAGGTTGCTACGGCCTTCGCAACGGCGGACGCACGCTGACCGATGGCACAATAGACACACAGGACATTCTCGCTACGCTGATTCAAGATGGTGTCGATCGCAATGGCAGTCTTGCCCGTCTGGCGGTCGCCGAGAATCAACTCGCGTTGACCGCGCCCAACTGGAATGAGTGCATCAATGACTTTAAGGCCGGTCTGGAGAGGCGCCGTAACAGGCGCACGGTCCATGATGGGCGCGGCAGGACGTTCGACGGGAAGGCGCCTGCTTGAGGCCACCGATCCTCTACCATCGAGCGGCCGGCCAAGCGGGTCGATGACCCGACCCAGCAATCCATCACCCACTGCCACATCCATGACCCGTCCAGTGCGATGCACTTCATCTCCTGCGTGGAGATGCCAGTATTCGCCGAGCAGAACAACGCCGATTTCGTCCTCGTCCACATTGAACGCAATGCCGGGCACATCGCCTGGAAACGTCACCAATTC
This Desulfobacterales bacterium DNA region includes the following protein-coding sequences:
- a CDS encoding TlpA family protein disulfide reductase, which codes for MKKLKNKFILSVLILLFFENVYASDRLAPDFELPYLKGKKSLKLSEVLFQKDFTILVFFNSKCDECMDTFARLKELPLLMQNSNISAQIIGINNDTENTNKIKSFIKGEQIDFPILMDKLGTATNAYSCSDYSFSSFIIDKKGIIKDIHFDKDPKIIDYLLEKLIEALPK
- a CDS encoding alpha/beta hydrolase, whose protein sequence is MTLYNPPMDNETQPENEINNKEVFPIEVLISKYFNAHSKFITIENMNIHYRDEGSGPILVLLHGVCSSLHTWDAWVKHLKPYYRVIRIDIPGFGFSGPFKKEIYDPDKGVQLIHQIISALNIENFYLAGNSIGGFFSWRYTLKYPEKVDKLILIDPVGYNQALPWVVKFASHPAIRPLAKFIMPRFFFHMAANQVYGDKSKLTKDIKARYFDLAMYKDNKKAYVNFFTVMRNLCDSPDLPKGITEIKTPTMVMWGTKDEWVPLKYCKQWKNDLQNGTFVIYEGAGHTPNEEIPEKTAQDACLFLEGKFLSDKIIPDFIENKIRSNFKIHTKTPLAVATA
- a CDS encoding acyltransferase family protein — its product is MYYRGEKKYTKTVTPEIREIIKNRTETWSVYGQNLDLMRKQEKFWDFLLDYYFRCEMTGWDNIPDSPSLFIGIHSGTWLTMDAWTFCSAWWRRYHGSRVLHGTAHDVLMALPVIGNYFRNVGVIPAKRDAVGAAFKAGHDVIIWPGGEVDAMRAWSKRDEVVLGGRTGFVRQAIRSGVPIVPVATIGGTDTVFVLSECRNLAKKLGLKKLLRSEICPLVLGFPFGITLEAFPMHIPLPAKIRTEILEPIEIDSNPDREHDEEYIDKIYKKVESSIQEGVNRLAALRKFPVMG
- a CDS encoding TetR family transcriptional regulator, whose protein sequence is MASRDELKEQKEKTSKILIQAALELISADGYASLTLRSVARKAGIAPTSFYRHFRDIDELGLSIAEQAKMFLIECMEQIQKKMKSPVINKNDSVSQKMKSIEQLARPFVEIFLDFFETHSHLFRLFFQEQSGSSSILQTAISKELKNLTNSLAEDIGKIARKANINLSEPQMIAEVMMTMVSVNGMKMLINPELKQTEIAEQLIRTIQIFVLGCLTTD
- a CDS encoding F0F1 ATP synthase subunit gamma, with amino-acid sequence MSDTIASLRRKIDSAGDLQSVVRTMKAVAASSIGQYEKSVAALADYYRSVELGLSACFRKSGSASLIAERKKTVTGAIGAVVFGSDQGLVGQFNDVVVDYVIKILAALPVKPEVWAVGERVQARLTDAGLPVIGLFAVPNSVKAITPLVGQILVENETRQSQGKITELHIFYNRPMSGSVYAPFGQRLLPLDENWRHRLAGLPWPEGSLPEVMGDGTATLRVLIREYLFVSLFRACAESLASENASRLAAMQRADKNINELLETLNRTFHRLRQSVIDEELFDVISGFEALSEEEK
- a CDS encoding DUF2254 domain-containing protein, which codes for MLTKLHHWWQEKRSSFWFVPALMVLDVVVLATVLITVDATVDLNPVARWPLVFGAGAAGARGLLTAVAGSMITVAGVVFSITLVALSLTSSQYTSRVIRNFMRDRVNQMVLGVFVSIFAYCLVVLRTIRGGDEGAFVPALAVLAGLILAFVGIAFLIYFIHYLSMSIQASSIIAKAAQETIAAVDHLFPKEMDENEDEDGHDNLRASLANQPWSAVTTLKTGYIENIDINVLVGVARKHGTILRMECCIGEFVIEGTPLVSVINPDGLDDDTAVELNSAYVISRQRTVETDVAFGIRQIVDIAMKALSPSINDTTTAVICVDYLAAILVRLAARRIATYHRFDQGDLRVLAQGPSFESLLSEAFDQIRQNAVGNIAIMSRILCAFQTIASLTSDSNRRRAIHERVECIAELAERSIESPYDWTRFESRLRRVREALESFFSPEQKLPEA
- a CDS encoding alternate F1F0 ATPase, F1 subunit alpha — translated: MEPESLQNVFDNMFAGISQVREAFTSQLSLREVGTITSVGTGIAKVSGLPGVGFDELVTFPGDVPGIAFNVDEDEIGVVLLGEYWHLHAGDEVHRTGRVMDVAVGDGLLGRVIDPLGRPLDGRGSVASSRRLPVERPAAPIMDRAPVTAPLQTGLKVIDALIPVGRGQRELILGDRQTGKTAIAIDTILNQRSENVLCVYCAIGQRASAVAKAVATLREKGAMDYTVLVVTEGNDPPGLTYVAPYAATSIAESFMEAGRDVLIVYDDLTHHARAYRELSLLLRRPPGREAFPGDIFYIHSRLLERSTHLCKELGSGTLTALPIIETEAQDISAYIPTNLISITDGQIYLSPSLFELGVLPAVDVGKSVSRVGGKAQRAAYRSVAGDLKLAYAQFEELETFSRFGARLDENTRKIIEHGRRIRSCLKQPEFSPVSVPAQIAVLLALTKELFDHVPIDLMMDAEQALREAAVNIPPDVRERLDTADKLSDADRETIIQIARQAIKGFLPEQDSKSKPGQKTEVT